One Nicotiana tomentosiformis chromosome 1, ASM39032v3, whole genome shotgun sequence genomic window, GCAGTTTGGATGCCATCACATTCATATACTTTGACAAAATTGCAAAGGAAAATGGGATCAAATGAACCAAAAATGAAAGAGACTTGATTCGAACTGTCTTTCTCATCCTTAAGCAAGATATTTCCTTCAGCGGCCAAGTCCATGACTTTCTCCTTAAAGACAAAACACTTTTCAATAGGGTGGCCAATCAACCGATGATACTTGCAATAATTCGGATCATTAGTCCTTCCAGCTTCGTCTGGCCGCGTCATTTCAGGTAACTCAATGAGTTTCAACTCAAGGAGTTCTTCAAAAAGTGCTGTAACATTAGAGTCCAAGAATGGATATTCTTTCGCTTGTATTTCCTTCAGAGTTAATTTTCGGCCAACTTCATCCTGTAAGGACGTTGTCTTCACACTTTTCTTCTTACTCACTTTTGTAGTGATCTTTAATGGCGAGGCGTTAACATTCATTGATTCCTTGTTCTTAGAATTCGGCACGAACTTGCCtcctttctttatttcttgtttatcCTTCACTTTACGAGGTTCATAAACATGTGGCCCTTGATTTCTACTTGAAGACATGCTTAACTACATATCATGAGCACGTGTAGCCAATTCTTCAAACGACTTAGGCTTGATACCCTGTAGGATGTAGCAGAGTCCCCAATGCATTCCTTGGATACACATTTCTATTCCATAAGCTTCACTAAGTctgtctttgcagttgaggcttgcattcctccatcGATTGCTGAAATCAACGACTGGTTCATCCTTCTATTGACACGTGTttgtgagttcaaccatacttatAATGCGCCTTGTGCTATAGAAGCGATTGAGAAATTCATGTTCAAGTTGCACCCATCTATCGATGAAACCAGCCTCGAGATCAgtgtaccaatcaaaagcatttccttttaagGAAACGAAAAATTGCTTGACAAGATAATCTCTATAGGTTCCAACATTATTACAAGTTTCGACGAAGTGTGCAATGTATTGCTTTGGATATCCTTTTCCATCAAATTGTTGAAATTTTGGGGGTTGATAACCTACAAGCATCTTCAAACTATCAATTCTCACAGTGTATGTCTTCGCATATGCGAGAGAAGACTTGGCAGCAACATCGTACTTATCTTTTATGGTTCCCATGATGAAGTTTTTCAATTGGTTAATGGGAATAACCTCGTCaaatgaaatctgaaattcttTAGGAGCCGTTGTCTGCCTTGCAGATGAGTCTCCTTTATCTTGCATCATAGGGAGCTTTCCAGGTGCATGACTTAAATCTCCCTCCATCATGCTTTCAACTCTATCTGTCAGCTTGCCAATTTGATTATCTTGATCTTGCATATGCTTCGTCAACCCCTCAATTGCCTTTGTTAAATTTGCGAGTTGTACTTCAACAGTTGAAGTGTTAGTCACCATTGCTTGGATAACTGTCGTGGATGGTGGAGCAAAGCATGGATTTTCTCTTATACCATACTTTGAGTGGAACAACTCACGTGGAGTGCTTGGAGCAGATCCAGTGATCaagatatcatcatcatcatcctgtGTGATGAGATTCTTAGATCTAGATAGGCTAAGTAGAGCCAATATCTTCTCAACGATTTCAGCAATGTTCGCTCCTTCTTCCAATTCAGTTGGAAATGATCTTACCCCATTTGAGGATCGAAAATCAAAGATAGGAACTGATGCAGACGGCATTTGAAATGCTTGTTGTCCGAGCAAGTTTTCCTTATTCCTAGTGACAGGTCCTACGCTTTCCATAGTAGCATCCAACAAGTTTTCCACATCAGATGAAAACTTGGAATCCGTAGCCTTAGCAGTAGTGAGTTTGAAGTTGATCTTCTTAGGAGCAATTTCTGTGTTCTTGAAATTTGATAATTgaagagatgagaggtagagatggtCCCACTGGGCATGCCAGAAATTTATAACTACAAATTTTCGCTCCtcgagaaaaataaataatcaagactGGAAAATTGCGCAACAAATGTAGTGATTTCAGTAAATGATGAGTGTTACAATATCTATGGTATTTCTCTGATTCTTCAAGAATGTAAACTATCTTGATAAGCTTGATTTTAATTTTGATTCAAGGGCTTGTAAAGCTTGGTCTTGAATCTCTTTCTTGAGCTTGAGTTTGGATTTGATCACAAATAAGTAGTTTGATCTTGAACGCcttggtatttgatttggcttcgttcttgatcttgaacttgaacttgaacttgtagCTTGTAGAGAAATCTGtggtgtttgatccacgagctctccgCTAGTTTCTTGTTATCACTTCTGGTGTCTTCTAGCTTTATGAAAatctctatttatagttgtagggaGTGGTGTGACTTTGCGATTTGATTGGTCCGTTTGAACCGACCAATACCATCTTGACGCTTGGCACAACTCTATTGGTTGTTGATTTGGCTTGGATTGCCACCCTTCTTGACATGTGGCACGATTTCATTGGCTCATTTATTTGATTTGGATTGCCACATCATTTGACACGCGGCATGATTTTGTTGGCTCGTTTATTTGTCTTGGATCGCCACATCACTTGACATGTGGCATGAGCCTGCTTTAAGATGGGCTAATAGCCATTTGGACCTTGGGCTAATGAAGTGgtttatcatttaatttataGTCCAATTAGATGGACTAGCTCAAtacatatatattaaatttaaataaggaaaaaaaatataaatagccATCCAGTTGTCTCCTTTTTCCCTATTTAGCCGTAAACTTTCATCAACAAAAAATAGCCAATCCGTTGATACCCTCTTCTAtcaactaaaataaataaaaaataaaaaaccctTCCTTTTATACGTTGCCTTATCTTCTGCAAATATCCATCAGAAAATTATCATAATCTTGTCCTTCTTTGCCCAAAAAATATTTCGATCTACATTCAATAATAATTACTGAAAGAGAATCTCCATCAACAACCAACAAAATTAGAAAATACAGATTATCATCAGAAGGAGGAAGGAAGAACAAATATACCAATTGCAACTCTTAAATACCATTATCTTCTTCTTTATCTTTTTCACCCCCATTAGCCACCAGTGTATAAACTATGTAATCATTGTATGCTTATTGCATACTTCGTGTATATTCCTAAATTATGCActgaatatatattaattatacattATACACATGTTATATAAAGTATATACATAAGTACATCATTGTTATACAATGTTAATTTCACTGTTACACAGTGTTTATTTTACTATTATACAATGTATAAATAATTGCTATACAAAAATTCTTACTCACAAGCACCATTAGGACgagaaaagagaaaaatattCTAGATCCACCGCCCAAAAAAACTGCCCAATTAGGTTTGAGGCGAGAGAAAGGATGGAAAAAATTAGTGGGTTTGAGGAaggaagagagaagaaagagaaagaaaaaaagaaggccAGCAAAATTGTGAAGAAGAGAGAATAGGGGGACGATGCCGAGAGAGAGAAAGGAGAGATGTGAGGAGCGATTATGTTTACTGGGGAAAGTGAGAGTAGGGTTAAAAAAGGTAATAAAAGGAAAATACGACTACTTAAAGTTAATCTTATATGGGTTGCTATTTCAGTTAATAACTCTTTAAATAATTAACCCAATTTACTAGCCACAATATTTATTTGAACTTAGTATCTTGAGTTTAATatggtccaaattattttatggatttaaacccgataaaatttaaatgcttaCACTACTAATTGAacaacaaaaaagaagaagatcccGTATAGTTTAAATTTAAAGGGAAGTTGTAAATAAGATGAAATGAATTGAATTGATTTGAAACTCGGTCATGCTATATCTACAAAATCTCTTATTTATAGCTATAACACTAGTCGTTGTGTACTGGAATCACCTTGTTGTTGTACTTCCATTTTCTTTAAATTCGATATATCCTACCTAGAATTGGAACAATTTACTGGTCATTCGATGTCTTAAGACAAGTATTGATTTTTAATCTCTTCATCGACCGGTCACATATATACGTGCAACAAGAAACCTTAACTTGCAtcatgaattaagaaaatatcaCATAAAAACAGACAACTCAACCTTGACGAAGCATAAAGACTTAACTCATCCTGCACTTTCCAAAATGCTCCAATCTCTAAAAACATAACCAAATGTACTAACCTACAAATATTTGCACATCAATAGTAACTGGTAAATATAGTAACCACTATGATTCTAATTCAAGCCAAAGATTTCAAACTCCGGTTGATCCAAAGCCTCCAGAGCCCCTAACTGTCGAGTCTAGATCATCAACCTCCTCGACATCTGGCACTATGATTTTCTCTATGATCAATTGAGCAATTCTGTCaccaattttcacttcaaaatcaaCATCACAATGGTTGAAAAGAATAACACCAACTGCTCCCCTATAGTCTGCATCAATCACACCTGCCCCAACATCTATTGAATGTTTCCATGCCAATCCTGATCTTGGAGCTATAAAAGAAAAAATCACAAACTAATCACTTTACCCTTCGCATTCATTTATTCAAGAATGATAAATACAACCTTAACCCAAAAGATATCTACAAGTAAGCTCCTTGTAGGATTTATTTatacttttaaaaataaaacaagTTACTATATACAAGAAGTAAAAATGACCTAATAGTGTAAAAATTCCTTACACTAATGGTCGTATATAACTTTAAAATAACTATCTACCAgctaatatatttatttattcatttaGCAAAATGGTAAACTTTTTAAGGTGCATATCTAAAGTAGAATCCTCTTTTGAAACTTGTATCAATCGTCTTTTCCATTTTCTATTTACGTGTGTTTGGTATGAGGAAGTGGGGGAAAAAAAGAATATACCTATACGGGCATAGGTTCCTTGAGGAACGGCAATACTAAGATCTGTGGGTACTAGAGCCTTTCCCCTGGCTGGCACTTTTGTCTCCGCCGCACTGCACCAGAAGTAGGGAGGGAAAAAGTTACAGATTCCCAAAATTGATTACACACCAAATTGAGGAAAGATTTAGTTTCGTGAGATCGGTTCATAAaattcaagaaaaagaaaaagggggAAACCTTGACAGATCGTAGCCAGCAGAGAGAGGGGAGCCTTTGGAGGGCAAGACAGCATTATCAGAGAGCCTTTTGAAGCGGAAGAAGGAATTGATGCCATTTGCAGCCATGTTTAGATGTGGAAATGGAAAAGCTCGAGAGAAGAAATTGTAACcgtggtttaatttggagatggAGAAGGGTTTCAAGATTGCGGAAGAAGGCTGATGTAGAGGTTTATAACTGACCAGGAAATGTGGAATAGCGCCAAAAGTTCCCGCCATTCTGACACACGGAATTGAGGGCAAACTGAACCTAATACTTATGTGTGTATCgattaataaaaagaaaaaaaagttaaatTCTAAATGGTGATAAGTGTGACTTTTTTGTATTGTGAATGCAATGTACTACGTAGCATGTTATAATATGTTAGTATTATTTTTGCTAGGTCTGTAATTaataattttctagaaatttatttataattgtctCATAAGTAACTTGATTACATTATTTTTTTATACCATTAAATTATAGAATTTAATTCACAAAAGGATAAAAAGAAACAGAATATTCGTATGGACGAGAAAATTAAtaatatatgtacaagaaaataaTACTTCATCCTTCCTGAGAGTCTTGAGGAGGTGGACAAGATTTGTAGGGACTATATGTGGGGAAGTTCtgaggagaagaagaaaatacCATTGGTAGCTTGGGTAAAGAGTCTGTTATCCTAAGAAGTTAGGGGGTCTGAATATTAAAGGTAGCTGGAACATAGCTTCAGTAGGGAAGTTGCTATGGCAGCTGCTCGTGTGTAAAGAATCACTGTGGGTTAAATGAGTGCATGGTATATATGTGAGGACTGTAGCTGGTATCGGAAGAAAATTAATAGTCTCAAAGTTCAAATGCAGGGATGGTACACACAGGATAAGTATACAGTTACTGTGAAAGGTGACTATTTCATTACTAGCAGTTATCTTGCACTCTTAGATGCCAAACCAAGTCTTGAAGATTTAATATGGACCTCTTTAGATATGCCAAAGCAGAGAATTATACTCTGGCTGGCAATGCAAGGAAGGTTACTCACTAAAGAAAGACTCCTCAAACTTCAAATACAAGCAACTGATGTCAGGTGTTGTTTATGCGACGATCAAGCAACAGAAACAAATGCTCATCTGTTTGAAGCTTGCAACTGGTTTAAGGCAATAAGACATGAAGCAAATCAATGGACAGACATCAAATTACCAGCAGGAGATATCACACAAGTTTTGGAAAGCATACAAAGAAAGCATTAATGGAAGAAGTATATGAAGGAGATGATAGCTGCAATATATGGAGCTTTAATATATCACACTTGGCGAGCTAGAAACTGAAAATTGTTTAGAGGCATAAATATACATTAAGAGGAGGTAGCACTACAGATTAGAAAGGAGATTGCAGAAAGATTTAGATATTACTAGGAACTCGAAAAGAGCCAATAGATGTAGAAGATTAGTGCAACAGCTACTTTGTAATTAGATACCAGTGTTTGTTGGAAGCCTTTCTATTGCACACAGAAAGAGGGTGctctttatttttaatatttttggagTTAATGGTAATTGACAGTTGtttctaaaaaaaaaatacttcataTTTTCTCATTCTATCAATTTTGTATGgccattttttaaaattataactgATTGTAATTTCTTAAAACACTAAAGTTGTATCAAGTAGCTATAATTTTCGATCGCATGTAAAATGACAAGTAAACATAAACAACATTTCCCCTTCAAATTCTTGATCCAAACTAAAGATACAAGCACATCCAAAAGAAAAAGTCACAAAAAGTTTTTTCAAATAAGTTTAGGGCCTCCCATCTCCACCAAAATAGCTCTTTTTCTGTCCTAACAATATTAATCCATATTACACAAAATCACCTACCACGTGTTTACCTTTTACACTGCCCCCTTTTTGTCGACGCTTCTTATGCATAGAAACTATCTTTTCCATGCGTACTTTACGCTATATCAACCCGActtccttctcttatactactaaACGTTAACACCATTTACATACAAAAGGTGTTAAATCAAAATATATCTACATAATTAATTCTTGAATCAAGATCATTAATATAAAATGAGCCAAGAACAGCCAAGGAAGCCAGATGAAGCCGAGAAAGAAACCGTCAAACATGAGGATCTTGTGGTAGATGTTCAAGGAGCGCTTGCTCGGAAGAAAGCTGTTGCTGAGTCAATTGGTGGACAGGTTCTAAACTACAGTATatgtttttctccttttcttttttatacTTTTTCTCCTATGCTTCATTTAATCTTTTTGAATGGTGAACGGATATTTGATCATAGATACCATTTTATGTCTCGGTTATTTTATTCATTTTCTCTCGTTGTTGTTACTGTTTTGTTGTTTCGGCTTCTTTTTCATTTCTCCTTGAGTCGAAGGTTTATCAGAATCGGGATAAGATTTctatatacactaccctccccagactccactttATGAGATTACACTGATTTTGCTGTTGTTGTATACCATTTTCTTTTGAGCATGTGCGTATACACACACATCGATGTTTTACATGCTAGTGATCAGTGGCAGAGGTAGAAGCCCAAATGCGAGTGCCGCTGAACCTAGTAACTTTTGCtcaaatgatatatttgtgttaaCATATTCATCAAATATGTAGACACATTAAATTTAAAATCCAATTATTTGTACTTGAAATTGTCGTTCTAAAATTCAGAACTCGAAGGTTGAAAAATTAGTCTCGCCTCTGCTAGTGATTAAATTGATGTTGATAGTGATGATTTATTTTTCCTGGTCTTTTGAATGGTTTTCATCAAAAAGTCATCAATGCAAGGGGCGTTTGAAAGTAATATTTCAATAATTATGCAAGTTAGTGTAGAGACACTAaatcaatatttttcttttttttgttcgGTATATGATCTATCATCTTAATTTTGATTTGGGAAATCCAGGTATAATTAAGCATTGTAAAGCGTGACACTAAATCAATatttttcttactttttttttgtTGTAATGTGACCCGTAAAGGTACTTGGGCAAGACAAAAAGGCTCCACTTAGCTCAGAATCAGTATCATCAGGAAAAACAAACATTACCATAGGTGAAGCCCTTGAAGCCACTGCTCTCACCGCCGGAAACAGGCCGGTGGATTACAGCGACGCAGCGGCAATACAGGCGGCAGAAGTGAGAGCCACCGGACGTACTAACATTATCCCTGGTGGAGTAGCTGCTGCAGCTCAGTCAGCAGCTACTCGCAATGCTCGCGTTACCAAAGAGGAAGAGAAAACAAAACTGGCTGAAATCCTCGCGGTAAAAATTCTTTAAACTGTCAGCATATATAAGTTAAATTCCTTTCAAATTGTCTTCCATAGTTgttttcatttggaattgtttttaCTTGTGAGTTGTCAACATTATATAAGACAATGTAAAGAACTTCTATGTTATCAACGCATTTTCACTTGTTGTAACAAGTAAACTGCCTTATTTTTCAGGTTACTAATCTCCTGATTTATATTTGGCAGGACGCGAGTACAAAATTACCAGCAGATAAGCCAGTGACACGAAAAGATGCTGAGGGAGTGATAGGTGCAGAACTGAGGAATGATCCAAACTTGTGCACTCGTCCTGGTGGTGTGGCTGCTTCTATTGCTGCTGCTGCAAGGCTCAACCAAAGTCACACCACAACCAGCACCAACAATAATCAAAACAGCAACAGTCTCAaacaaaaattgaactagaacgaCCGAGTAAACTACTGTAATATCTAATCCTGCAATTTTCTTCTCCATTTTGACATTTTCTCCGTTGTCTTCTTTCCATACTTTaaatctttcttttcttttctcttttaaaAGCATAACCCCACTTGATGTTTTCTCCTGCCTTTTTGGTCAAGGAACTGTTACAAGCCCTAACTGAGGCTTAGCTATAGGATTGTAATATTGTAGTGAATAATACTTGGAGAATCTGTCTAGTCAGTTTCTCTTCCCTTTCCTCTGTGCAAGGGTTGAAGAGTGtttgaagttttttttttttttgaagagcATGTAACTTTTTCGCCCGACTCTTCTGCACGTCCTAGGAGTTAGCGATGTTTTTCCATTACAGTCATAAATGCATGCTTTACACTGTACAGAAGTAATTATCTAGTTCCACACAGTTTGCTGGAAAGCTTCACTTTCCCTTACAATCTGAAAAGTGTTTCATTTGTTATTAAAGTAGcaactctttctttctttctttcttttatttgtgACAAGTGTTGCACAACGGTTGAAAGAAATTATTTGTGTCCCTGCTTAATCTATTACATTGTTCCAATAAGCAATGTTGCAAATTTATGTTCTGTTATACAATTTGTAAATTGAAGCTGGTAGAATTTTAAAAACTAAAGTCAAATAGTTTTAGCGGGGTTTGTAActgaaaggaaaaaagaaaggtTAAGCTAATTTGGGAGGAGTTGTCACCAAGAAAAAAGAGAGGTTAAAAGCTAATTCTTGTGTAAATTACAAAGGAGACGAGCAAAATCTTAGGCTGAAGAAGCAGTGATTACCATTGGTGAAGTCCAGCATCAGGAACAGACTCAAGCTGGCTGCCCAGCCCAACAAGCTGCCGCTGAGCTCGCAGAGACGAGAGCCAACCAAGGAACTCATAAGTCATAACAAACAACTGCAGAACACTAGAATAAGAGAGGTTGATATCCGCAGGCAAAGAGATAATTGTTCTTTATACCTTACAAATGATGAGAACATTTGTATTTGTGAACAATAGTTCACCTATTTAGGAGGAAACACTTACAGTTGTATTTTCTATTTAACCTCAAGTTACAACACATAACTTCCTTCAATACCCTATCACTCAGTCCAAAGAAGCATACTATTGTTCAAAAGTCATGTTAGCCACCTCTTCTCGAATAGAATCAAACAGCACGGTGGAGAGATAACGTTCCCCAAAACTAGGGAAGATAACCTGCATAGAGAATTACAATACAATGCTTAGCTGCAAGCACCTCTGTATGATGTGTTTCCATGCTTCTGCCGGCACATGTCATATACAGGACTTTGAAGTCAGATCAAGTTAGTATCACCGGTTGGCCTTTGTTTTGCAAACTAGGATGTGGATACCAAAAATTCCATCATATATAAGAAAAGCCTGAATAATGCTTAAGCAGAGATTCGTATGACAGTAAAAAATAATACTTACCCATTCTTATCTAGTAAATGTTTACTGCAATCATGTTTCAAAGCACACAATATGACTTCCTATCATTTCTTTATCATCATCTTTGCGTTAAAATATTCAGCTGCTTCTTTCTGCTATAAGAGGTGTCTATTTCAATTTTCAAGCATTCTAATTCACCTAAAATAGATTTTTCCTTGTGTTCGCTGAAGATCATACTCCTATCCAACAGGTACAAGTTACTCTCTTTTTTTTAATTACCGGTAGTGGAACAATTACTACAAAATTCCAGCATTAACCTTCATGCCAAGTACTACGTCGCATATGGAATGAACCAGAGGGAGtacaaagtaaaataaaatactccTGCTTAGAGTAGAACAGTACATCAATGACTAACTGTGTAGGAAAGAGggggaaaaaggaaaagaaaagaaaacagaaCCAACGAATACACATTCATCTCATTAAATGAATAATTAGACAGTGAAAAGTTTCAAGGAAACACAGAAAGAGTGCTATCAGCTTACTGAAATAGATCCAACTTACCGCAATGAGTTTCCCAGCATTTTCTGGCTTTTTTGCTACTTTTATCGCTGCAGCAGCTGCAGCCCCCGACGATATTCCTACCTGAAAATATTCCAGGAGCAAAATGAAGTATAGTTGTGATCATATCAGAATGCACATTGCAAATGAAACAGAGGAAAATGTGTGGACTCGGAAGGATCTTTGTGGACTGGTGAACTTACCAGCAAACCTTCTTTCAATGCAAGAAGCTTTGTCATTTCAATAGCTTCATCACTAGATACCTGAACACAAGTAAAAGCAGTAGCTGTCATCATACCAGGAAATATAGCAAGTAACCCCAGTGGAAGCCAAACGAATTTACGTTGAATAGAGAATGGATATGTTTCAGAGATAGAGTTAGCTGGAAACTTTTTACATTGAAAACTAAGGAAATATTCTATAAATTCAGACAAGACTGTCAATAAATGACATATCTAACTTTGTCCTACATATATATCTGGTCTATGTTCCCATACTTTATATCTATGTTTATGTGAGTCGTAAATGCATTAGTTTTATGTTAACCAAATTGATATTGTCAGTCAGATCATAGCAGATTCATCATCTGATTAGAGAGTTATCTGTAAGATACATAGGCTTGATAGAATAATCTTGTACACATTGAGCAGAAATTTAAATGTTTAAAAAATCTGGCTGCTATTTATACGGTTTACTGCCTTACTTGAAGAACTTCATCCAGGATGCTGAGATCGAGAACGACTGGGACAAAACCAGCACCAATTCCTTGGATTTTATGTGGCCCTTTAACGGTAATACATTTAATTAAACATATCAGTCTATGATAAATAATAATTCATAGGAGTAGTGATGAAAACAATGTGTACGACATGAGCTGGCAAAACAGTTTATTCAATGTATAGGACTAATGTAATGACATATTAGGTTCTATATTTAGCTGGATATTCTGAGAAGACAAAGAAAGAAGGAAACTTTTCGCAGCAGAAAAGTTTGGATGAAAAAATGCAGTACTTAGTCTTTAGCAGAATAGCTTTATTAAGCAGAGGAATAGTCCATTTAGTGCCACAATACAATGCATGTGGGAGATACCTGGATGCTAAAATATAAGAGGGTGATAACTTGAATGAGTTGGTGTGGTTTACTTAagtaaaataatacaaatatgaTAGGTACTGCTTTATCATGAGATGTGCTTGTGTTTCATGTTCACAGAAAGATGCATCTTTTAAAAATAACCATAAGAGTCTGTGCCCAATTCCTCCAACTAGTACTGCAATTATGAAAATGATAGCACAGCTCCAATCAATTTGACGAGACAACTAGTATGGGGAAAAAAATTGACTGACCTTTTTGTCCTCCATTCAGAATTGCATTTTCGGCTGGTTCCATACCATATACCTGGTTTGTACACAAGACAAAAATAATTAGAAATCAAgacaaaaaggaaaaagaacATTACCGCTTTTCTTCCCTCTTGTCAACCCTCTTGATACCCACGTCTTTTTCCATCATTCCACTCACAAATAATCTAACCTTTATTTCTGGATTCTTCTCCTTAAGGAACCTTCCAGCTCCCGTCACTGTGCCTCCAGTTCCAATCCCGgcaataaaaatatcaattttCCCT contains:
- the LOC104093706 gene encoding deoxyuridine 5'-triphosphate nucleotidohydrolase-like, translated to MAANGINSFFRFKRLSDNAVLPSKGSPLSAGYDLSSAAETKVPARGKALVPTDLSIAVPQGTYARIAPRSGLAWKHSIDVGAGVIDADYRGAVGVILFNHCDVDFEVKIGDRIAQLIIEKIIVPDVEEVDDLDSTVRGSGGFGSTGV
- the LOC104093708 gene encoding late embryogenesis abundant protein 47, which gives rise to MSQEQPRKPDEAEKETVKHEDLVVDVQGALARKKAVAESIGGQVLGQDKKAPLSSESVSSGKTNITIGEALEATALTAGNRPVDYSDAAAIQAAEVRATGRTNIIPGGVAAAAQSAATRNARVTKEEEKTKLAEILADASTKLPADKPVTRKDAEGVIGAELRNDPNLCTRPGGVAASIAAAARLNQSHTTTSTNNNQNSNSLKQKLN